From the genome of Bradyrhizobium sp. ORS 278:
CGGGGCTCGCCCAGCCGCCGGAATTGTCGCGGTTGGTCGGCGCATCGTAGCCGAGATAGGGCGCGAGCAGCACGGTGCGGGCGAACAGGTCCTGGATCGGCGAACCGGCGACGCGCAGCGCGAACCCGCCGCCGGCGGAATGCCCCAGCAGCACAATGGGCTGCGTCGGCACCGATCTGCGGACCTCGGCGACGAGGTCGGCGAGATCGTTCTCGAGCTGGCCGCGATAGCCGATGTCGCCGCGGGTACCGGAGCCGCCATGGCCGCGGATATCGGGCGCAAAGGTCTCGATCCCGCCTGCGGCCAGCCCATCGGCGAGAGCATGCACCGCGACGCTGGAGCCCGACGAGCCATGCACCAGGATGGCGATCTTGCCGGCCGGCGTCCCCCGCGCCGGATAGTGGCGATAGGCGAGCTCGGTGCCATCCCGCGCGCTGAAGCGCTGCAGGGGCGGCATGGTGCTGCGGTCGACCTGACCGGCTGTCTCGGAGATCGATTTCAGCTCCGGCGGGTGCACCAGCGGGTTAGCAAGCATCGCGCCCAGGATCAGCGCCAAGACCCCCGCAAGACCGAGGCCCCAACCAACCAGCCGAAGCACCATTTTGACGCCCCTCATGACCACTCTCTCCGGAGATCGTCGTTTATAGAGTACTCTGTATAACAGAGTTATCGAAAAGACAATCGCTTGATTGGCGGTGCCGGCCGAAAGTCCCTACCTTGGCGGCTGCTCCCAAACCCGAATCAGCCAGCGATGCCGCCCGCGGAAGCCCTGCCCAACGCGCCCGAATTCACCGTCTCCGAGCTGTCCTCCGCGCTGAAACGCACGGTCGAGGACCAGTTCGGGCACGTCCGCGTGCGCGGCGAGATCAGCGGCTTTCGCGGCCCGCATTCCTCGGGTCATTGCTATTTCGCGCTCAAGGACGAGAGCGCCAAGATCGAGGCGGTGATCTGGAAGGGCGTGCACGGCCGGATGCGCTTCAAGCCTCAGGAGGGGCTCGAGGTCATCGCGACCGGCAAGCTCACCACCTATCCGAACTCCTCGAAGTACCAGATCGTGATCGAGGCGCTTGAGCCGGCCGGCATCGGCGCGCTGATGGCGCTGATGGAGGAGCGCAAGCGGAAGCTCGGCGCCGAGGGCCTGTTCGATCCCGCGCGCAAGCAGCTTCTGCCCTGGCTGCCCGAGGTGATCGGCGTCGTCACCTCGCCGACCGGCGCGGTTATCCGCGACATCCTGCACCGGCTGGAGGACCGCTTTCCCCGCCGGGTGCTGGTGTGGCCAGTGAAGGTGCAGGGCGACGGCTCGGCCGAGCAGGTCGCGGCCGCGATCCGCGGCTTCAACGACCTGCCGGAGGATGGCCCGATCCCCCGTCCGGACGTGCTGATCGTCGCGCGCGGCGGCGGCTCGCTCGAGGATCTCTGGTCGTTCAACGAGGAGATCGTGGTCCGCGCGGCCGCGGAGAGCATGATCCCGCTGATCTCCGCCGTCGGCCACGAGACCGACGTCACGCTGATCGATTTCGCCGCCGATAAGCGCGCGCCGACGCCGACGGCCGCGGCCGAAATGGCAGTGCCTGTCCGCAGCGAGCTGATGCAGGAGGTCGCGAGCCTCGCCCGCCGCGTCAGCGTGTGCTGGCAGCGCGGCCAGGAGAGCCGCCGCAACGAGCTGCGCGCC
Proteins encoded in this window:
- the xseA gene encoding exodeoxyribonuclease VII large subunit, which produces MPPAEALPNAPEFTVSELSSALKRTVEDQFGHVRVRGEISGFRGPHSSGHCYFALKDESAKIEAVIWKGVHGRMRFKPQEGLEVIATGKLTTYPNSSKYQIVIEALEPAGIGALMALMEERKRKLGAEGLFDPARKQLLPWLPEVIGVVTSPTGAVIRDILHRLEDRFPRRVLVWPVKVQGDGSAEQVAAAIRGFNDLPEDGPIPRPDVLIVARGGGSLEDLWSFNEEIVVRAAAESMIPLISAVGHETDVTLIDFAADKRAPTPTAAAEMAVPVRSELMQEVASLARRVSVCWQRGQESRRNELRAAARALPGASDLLAIPRQRLDAASSSLPRALKTNTHVHFRQFAAASAKLTLRVLHGQISQADHRLVVSSERLSLSARALLHRRRERFEALDARFKASRQAYAQAKRQAIARERDRAERLADRASRALATSILRLRARTDHAGQLLSALSYRSVLARGFALVRDEAGHPLHQAAGIESGAALSIEFADGRVAATAGAGSPLPTSAPAAPKPVRESKPAAAKRTPDPADQGSLF
- a CDS encoding alpha/beta hydrolase; this encodes MRGVKMVLRLVGWGLGLAGVLALILGAMLANPLVHPPELKSISETAGQVDRSTMPPLQRFSARDGTELAYRHYPARGTPAGKIAILVHGSSGSSVAVHALADGLAAGGIETFAPDIRGHGGSGTRGDIGYRGQLENDLADLVAEVRRSVPTQPIVLLGHSAGGGFALRVAGSPIQDLFARTVLLAPYLGYDAPTNRDNSGGWASPDIPRILALGLLSRAGLPCCEALPALAFAIRPNAEKYVVPAYSYRLFRNFATAGYKADLIAAKHPVSVIAGAADELMLADKYADAVHAVAPAVDVKLVAGVNHMEIVSAPAAVAAIAEDVATR